In the Flagellimonas sp. MMG031 genome, one interval contains:
- a CDS encoding M14 metallopeptidase family protein, translating into MLDYSRFKEQSIKGRYINKDSIRGCFEKVSSPLIHIGDSVRGNPIHAFTMGDGGNKILMWSQMHGNESTTTKAVWDMVNYLQSDLEDAKHILKECTLMVVPMLNPDGADDYTRENSNKIDLNRDAKNLSQPESIALRDLFERFQPDYCFNLHDQRTLFSAGENNKPATVSFLSPSSSPERYITPNRELAMKLIAAMNHRLQALIPGQIGRYDDGFNHNCVGDMFQMLGIPTVLFESGHYPNDYEREKTRELIFVALVEALHTIAKDTIEAFHTGDYFSIPNNHKLFFDVLVKHPELVNGAFETGQSVGIRFKEVLQDKKIIFRPEIAEIGDLNGFYGHQTIECIDSKDFGFSPEQHEILDLLREFKNLK; encoded by the coding sequence ATGCTAGATTATTCACGGTTTAAAGAACAGTCCATAAAAGGCCGATATATTAATAAGGACTCCATTCGAGGCTGTTTTGAAAAAGTATCCTCCCCATTAATCCATATAGGTGATTCGGTTAGGGGGAATCCCATACATGCCTTTACCATGGGGGATGGTGGTAATAAAATCCTCATGTGGTCGCAAATGCACGGGAATGAATCCACAACTACCAAAGCGGTCTGGGATATGGTGAATTACCTGCAGTCCGATTTGGAAGATGCAAAGCACATTTTAAAGGAATGCACCCTTATGGTGGTTCCAATGCTAAATCCGGATGGAGCGGACGATTATACCCGTGAAAATAGCAACAAAATCGACCTGAACAGGGATGCTAAAAATCTATCCCAACCAGAAAGCATTGCCCTGCGGGATTTGTTCGAACGGTTTCAGCCCGATTATTGTTTTAATCTTCATGACCAACGTACCTTATTTAGCGCAGGTGAGAATAATAAACCAGCTACGGTTTCCTTTTTGTCTCCATCGAGCAGTCCTGAGCGGTACATTACGCCCAATAGGGAATTGGCCATGAAATTGATTGCTGCCATGAACCATCGTTTACAAGCATTGATTCCCGGGCAGATTGGCAGGTATGATGATGGCTTTAACCATAATTGCGTAGGGGATATGTTCCAAATGCTCGGCATTCCCACCGTATTGTTCGAATCTGGCCATTATCCCAATGACTATGAAAGGGAGAAAACACGTGAACTTATTTTTGTGGCCTTGGTTGAAGCTTTGCATACTATAGCGAAAGATACCATCGAAGCGTTTCATACGGGAGACTATTTTTCCATTCCCAATAACCACAAATTGTTTTTTGATGTATTGGTGAAACATCCAGAGCTGGTGAACGGTGCATTTGAAACCGGACAGTCCGTTGGGATTCGGTTTAAAGAAGTGCTGCAAGACAAAAAGATTATTTTCCGCCCCGAGATAGCGGAAATAGGCGATTTGAATGGCTTTTATGGGCACCAGACCATAGAATGTATTGATTCCAAGGATTTTGGCTTTTCCCCGGAACAGCACGAAATACTGGATTTGCTTCGAGAATTCAAGAATCTAAAGTAG
- a CDS encoding sterol desaturase family protein — MDFTNPLVYGVPVFIAFILLELTYSKTHDHDELYNWKDLAASGFMGIGSAILGPLFKVAFAILLFEGTYELFNPVVDGVRTNIMGYASFGYAWYVWILCQLADDFTYYWFHRANHEVRILWAAHIVHHSSDNFNLGTAIRNGWFTILYKPFFYIWMPAIGFPPEMVLVCLGIEALWQFQLHTVYVPKLGFLEKIFNTHTMHQVHHAQNVEYLDKNHGGFLNIFDKMFGTWKELDDDIDVKYGVIHAPNSYNPVVILTHEFKDIWNDVKKSKKLSHKLMYIFGPPGWSHDGSTLTVKQQQRLFEKHKESSPELAYQRPN; from the coding sequence ATGGACTTTACAAACCCCCTGGTCTATGGCGTGCCAGTATTCATTGCCTTTATATTACTTGAATTAACATACAGCAAAACCCACGATCACGACGAGCTTTACAATTGGAAAGATTTGGCCGCCAGTGGTTTTATGGGAATAGGTTCCGCTATTTTGGGGCCCTTGTTCAAAGTTGCTTTTGCCATTCTGCTATTTGAGGGAACCTACGAACTCTTTAATCCAGTAGTTGACGGGGTAAGGACCAATATTATGGGCTATGCCTCATTTGGTTATGCTTGGTACGTTTGGATTCTGTGCCAACTGGCAGACGATTTTACGTATTATTGGTTCCATCGGGCCAACCACGAAGTCCGTATTTTATGGGCTGCACATATTGTGCACCACTCCTCTGATAATTTCAATTTGGGTACGGCCATCCGCAACGGTTGGTTTACGATTTTGTACAAACCCTTTTTCTATATATGGATGCCCGCTATCGGTTTTCCTCCGGAAATGGTTTTGGTATGTTTAGGTATCGAAGCGCTTTGGCAGTTTCAATTGCACACGGTTTACGTTCCAAAGCTTGGGTTTTTGGAAAAAATATTCAACACCCACACCATGCACCAGGTGCACCATGCCCAGAATGTAGAGTATTTGGATAAAAACCACGGAGGATTCCTGAATATTTTTGACAAGATGTTCGGTACTTGGAAAGAACTCGATGATGATATCGATGTAAAATACGGAGTGATTCATGCGCCAAATTCATACAACCCCGTGGTAATATTGACCCACGAGTTCAAGGATATTTGGAATGATGTCAAAAAATCCAAAAAGCTCTCGCATAAACTGATGTATATCTTTGGACCTCCCGGATGGAGCCACGACGGCAGCACACTTACCGTAAAACAGCAGCAACGATTATTTGAAAAGCATAAGGAATCCAGTCCCGAGTTGGCTTACCAACGGCCCAATTAG
- a CDS encoding DNA topoisomerase IV: MIKRLFPTLSIFLMFACGQPPERNCEDFKTGSFSFKATINGEEKETVFHRTLEMEIDEFEGKVDSSSVRWINDCEYILKNLNPKNKAEERPIHIKILTTSESSYTFEYNIVGENKKFKGTAEKIED, translated from the coding sequence ATGATAAAACGTTTATTTCCTACCCTGTCGATTTTTTTGATGTTTGCCTGTGGTCAACCTCCTGAGCGTAATTGTGAAGATTTTAAAACGGGTTCTTTCTCCTTTAAAGCAACCATTAACGGTGAAGAAAAGGAGACCGTCTTCCACAGAACCTTGGAAATGGAGATTGACGAATTTGAAGGTAAAGTGGATTCTTCTTCTGTTCGTTGGATCAACGATTGTGAGTACATCCTAAAAAATCTGAACCCTAAGAATAAGGCGGAGGAAAGACCGATCCACATTAAAATACTTACCACTTCGGAATCATCCTATACGTTTGAGTACAACATTGTGGGCGAAAACAAAAAATTTAAAGGTACCGCGGAAAAAATCGAAGATTAG
- a CDS encoding helix-turn-helix transcriptional regulator translates to MNKDIVKRIEQVIEYLELSVSAFADEIGVQRSSISHLLNGRNKPSLDFIMKLVNTYPEVDLYWLLKGEGNFPKDEAVPEKSKIEHRKDIFLEKLIPDNPQLEFPAPSQKNISTGQPDKIVFFYPDGTFKAYHTKKD, encoded by the coding sequence GTGAACAAAGATATTGTCAAACGTATAGAGCAGGTTATTGAGTATTTGGAATTGTCCGTTTCAGCCTTCGCGGATGAGATTGGTGTACAGCGTTCCAGTATCTCCCATCTGCTGAATGGAAGAAATAAACCTAGCTTGGATTTTATTATGAAGTTGGTGAACACCTACCCCGAAGTGGATCTCTATTGGCTATTGAAGGGAGAAGGGAATTTTCCAAAAGATGAGGCTGTACCTGAGAAATCTAAAATTGAACATCGGAAGGATATTTTTCTGGAAAAATTGATTCCTGATAACCCACAACTTGAATTTCCTGCCCCTTCCCAAAAAAACATTTCAACTGGGCAACCTGATAAAATTGTGTTTTTCTACCCTGACGGAACTTTTAAAGCGTATCACACAAAAAAGGATTGA